One region of Fusobacterium sp. genomic DNA includes:
- the rfbA gene encoding glucose-1-phosphate thymidylyltransferase RfbA, producing the protein MKGIILAGGSGTRLHPLTRSVSKQILPIYDKPMIYYPLSVLMLAGIKDILIISTPRDLACFKELLEDGKKIGLNIEYSIQEQPNGLAEAFIIGEEFIGESNVALILGDNLFFGQAFSPVIKKSAKIKTGAEIFGYFVKNPKEYGVVEFDDNRNVLSLEEKPEKPKSKYAVPGLYFYDNTVVEKAKGLKPGKRGELEITDLNKLYLAEGSLKVNLLGRGFAWLDTGTHKNLLQAANFIETIQDRQGSYVACIEEIAYKNGWITKEELIRLAEPLLKTEYGKYLMEISEEI; encoded by the coding sequence ATGAAAGGAATAATATTAGCAGGAGGGAGTGGAACAAGACTTCATCCTCTAACTAGAAGTGTATCAAAACAAATATTACCAATTTATGATAAGCCAATGATATATTATCCTCTATCAGTATTAATGTTGGCTGGAATAAAAGATATACTAATAATTTCAACTCCAAGAGATTTAGCCTGTTTTAAGGAGTTACTGGAAGATGGGAAAAAAATTGGATTAAATATAGAATACAGTATTCAGGAGCAACCAAATGGATTAGCAGAAGCCTTTATTATAGGAGAAGAATTCATAGGGGAGAGTAATGTAGCATTAATATTAGGAGATAATTTATTTTTTGGACAAGCTTTTTCACCTGTAATTAAAAAATCAGCAAAAATAAAGACAGGAGCAGAAATTTTTGGATATTTTGTAAAAAATCCAAAAGAATATGGAGTAGTAGAATTTGATGATAATAGAAATGTCTTATCTTTAGAAGAAAAGCCAGAAAAGCCAAAGTCTAAATATGCAGTACCAGGACTTTATTTTTATGATAATACAGTAGTAGAGAAAGCTAAAGGGTTAAAACCAGGTAAAAGAGGAGAATTAGAAATAACTGATTTAAATAAATTATATTTAGCTGAAGGAAGCTTAAAGGTTAATCTTTTAGGAAGAGGTTTTGCATGGTTAGATACAGGAACGCATAAAAATTTATTACAGGCAGCTAATTTTATAGAAACTATTCAAGACAGACAGGGAAGTTATGTAGCTTGTATAGAAGAAATAGCATATAAAAATGGCTGGATAACTAAAGAGGAATTAATAAGACTGGCAGAACCATTGTTGAAAACAGAATATGGAAAATATCTGATGGAAATAAGTGAGGAGATATAG